A single window of Rhizobium sp. CCGE531 DNA harbors:
- a CDS encoding Lrp/AsnC ligand binding domain-containing protein, producing the protein MTKSSEIDQFDQKILDALVEDGRMSITELSERVGLSKTPCQARLKKLIDSGYIDGFKAILNPIKLGLDHVAFAEVKLTDTREEALLSFNNAVKKIKEIEECHMIAGRFDYLLKVRTSDIRRYRIVLGEKISSLPFVASTSTNVVMQSVKENWS; encoded by the coding sequence ATGACAAAATCCAGTGAAATTGACCAATTCGACCAAAAGATCCTCGACGCGCTGGTCGAGGACGGCCGCATGTCGATCACCGAGCTTTCCGAGCGCGTCGGTCTTTCCAAGACCCCATGCCAGGCGCGCCTGAAGAAATTGATCGATTCCGGCTATATCGATGGCTTCAAGGCCATACTCAATCCGATCAAGCTCGGCCTCGACCACGTCGCCTTTGCCGAAGTGAAGCTGACGGATACCCGCGAGGAAGCTTTGCTCAGCTTCAACAACGCCGTCAAGAAGATCAAGGAAATCGAAGAGTGCCACATGATCGCCGGCCGCTTCGACTATCTCCTTAAGGTGCGGACGTCGGATATTCGCCGCTACCGCATCGTTCTTGGCGAAAAAATTTCCAGCCTGCCTTTCGTGGCCAGCACATCGACCAATGTGGTGATGCAGTCGGTCAAGGAAAACTGGTCGTAA
- a CDS encoding LysR family transcriptional regulator gives MDKLAGMAMFVRVVEHGSFAAAADVSHVSSAMVAKHIRTIEQRLGARLLHRTTRRHQLTEVGKLYYERCKTVLAEVELAESSAFELQSAPRGRLRLVAPVSFGTQSLVPALVDYLHQNLDVSVDLALDNNPHDLIGEGYELGFHIGDLTDTNLVARPLKPYRRILAASPDYLDRCGRPQTPEDLANHMCLGHSYWRLQGRWHLVGPEGETREIAIKGRFTTNQGGALRVAALHGAGIVLQPELLLAADLDAGRLEPVLPQWSYRPTPMHLVYAPDRRPTAMLRSVIDFLVARFG, from the coding sequence ATGGACAAGTTGGCCGGCATGGCGATGTTCGTCCGAGTGGTCGAGCATGGCAGCTTCGCCGCCGCGGCCGACGTCAGTCACGTGTCATCAGCCATGGTCGCCAAACATATCAGGACGATCGAGCAGCGGCTGGGTGCGCGCCTGCTTCACCGCACCACGCGCCGTCACCAGCTGACCGAGGTCGGCAAGCTCTATTACGAACGTTGCAAGACGGTGCTGGCGGAGGTCGAGCTCGCCGAGTCTTCGGCATTTGAACTGCAATCGGCTCCGCGCGGACGCTTGCGGCTCGTCGCGCCGGTCAGCTTCGGGACGCAAAGTCTCGTGCCGGCGCTTGTCGACTATTTGCACCAGAATCTCGACGTCAGCGTCGATCTGGCGCTCGACAACAATCCGCATGATCTGATCGGTGAGGGCTATGAACTCGGCTTCCATATCGGCGACCTGACGGATACCAATCTCGTGGCGCGCCCGCTGAAGCCCTATCGGCGCATTCTCGCGGCATCGCCTGATTATCTTGACCGTTGCGGCAGACCGCAAACCCCTGAGGATCTCGCCAATCATATGTGCCTCGGCCATTCCTACTGGCGTCTGCAGGGCCGCTGGCATCTCGTCGGTCCGGAGGGAGAAACCCGCGAAATCGCCATCAAGGGCCGGTTCACCACGAACCAGGGCGGGGCTCTGCGCGTCGCCGCCCTGCATGGAGCCGGCATCGTGCTGCAGCCGGAACTGTTGCTTGCGGCAGATCTCGATGCCGGCCGGCTTGAGCCGGTGCTGCCGCAATGGTCTTACAGGCCGACGCCGATGCACCTCGTCTATGCGCCGGATCGGCGTCCGACGGCAATGCTGCGCAGTGTCATCGACTTTCTCGTGGCCCGCTTCGGCTGA
- the putA gene encoding trifunctional transcriptional regulator/proline dehydrogenase/L-glutamate gamma-semialdehyde dehydrogenase: MTVSAKLATEEPAPDAVPFSNFAPPIREQSPLRQAITAAYRRPETECLPVLIEAATLPEATREATRKTAKKLIEALRAKHKGDGVEGLVQEYSLSSQEGVALMCLAEALLRIPDTATRDALIRDKIAGGDWKAHLGGGRSMFVNAATWGLVVTGKLTSTVNEGGLSASLTKLIARCGEPVIRRGVDMAMRMMGEQFVTGETIDEALRRARSLEAKGFRYSYDMLGEAATTHADAERYYRDYENAIHAIGKASAGRGIYEGPGISIKLSALHPRYSRSQAERVMSELLPKVKALALLSKGYNIGLNIDAEEADRLELSLDLLEELCLDPDLSGWDGMGFVVQAYGKRCPFVLDFIIDLARRSGHRLMVRLVKGAYWDAEIKRAQLDGLEGFPVYTRKIYTDVSYVACARKLLSATDVVFPQFATHNAQSLAAIYHMAGSDFSIGKYEFQCLHGMGEPLYEEVVGAQKLDRPCRIYAPVGTHETLLAYLVRRLLENGANSSFVNKIADPAVPVSELIADPVERVGAMAVVGAQHDKIVLPADLFGGARQNSNGIDLSNETTLSDLSAQLQASAARDWTAKPLLADGSERGTPRAVLNPADHADVVGHVTELETQDAADVMRLAATAAERWAAVSPDKRADILERAADLMQSEMPALAGLTIREAGKSAANAVGEIREAIDFLRYYATQARKVLKPESVPLGPVVCISPWNFPLAIFTGQVAAALVAGNPVVAKPAGNTPLIAAQGIRILHEAGIPRDVLQFAPGSGRMGAALVGSPETAGVMFTGSTEVARLIQAQLAERLSKFGKPIPLIAETGGQNGMIVDSSALAEQVVADVIASAFDSAGQRCSALRVLCLQEEVADRTLTMLRGALRELSVGKTDRLAVDIGPVIDDNAKRGIDEHIAHMRQLGCKVEQLDLPESAGKGTFVAPTIIELKKLSDLKQEVFGPVLHIMRYQRKGLDKLIADINASGYGLTFGLHTRLDDMIAHVTERVRAGNLYVNRNVIGAVVGVQPFGGRGLSGTGPKAGGPMYLRRLVASPTEPLRDTSVQSDPAARQFIAWLESKGAGDAAKQARAVADQSSLGFNIELQGPVGELNLYALHPRGRILLAPQTALGLNVQIAAGLATGNSIVIDAASGLQDELRNLPAQVANRISWTKDWAADGPFAGVLIEGDAARVQQVVKTISAIPGPLVLTQAASSEEIAKNADAYCLNWLLEEVTTSINTAAAGGNASLMTIG, encoded by the coding sequence ATGACTGTCTCTGCCAAACTCGCCACTGAAGAACCAGCGCCGGACGCCGTCCCATTTTCGAATTTCGCGCCGCCCATTCGTGAACAAAGCCCGCTCCGTCAGGCAATCACCGCCGCCTATCGGCGTCCCGAAACCGAATGCCTGCCCGTCCTGATCGAGGCGGCTACCCTGCCGGAAGCCACCCGCGAGGCGACAAGGAAGACAGCCAAGAAGCTGATCGAAGCGCTGCGCGCCAAACACAAGGGCGACGGTGTCGAGGGGCTTGTGCAGGAATATTCACTTTCGAGCCAGGAAGGCGTCGCGCTGATGTGCCTCGCCGAGGCGCTGCTGCGTATTCCGGACACCGCGACCCGCGATGCGCTGATCCGCGACAAGATCGCCGGCGGCGACTGGAAAGCGCATCTGGGTGGTGGCCGCTCGATGTTCGTCAACGCCGCGACCTGGGGGCTGGTCGTCACCGGCAAGTTGACATCGACCGTCAACGAAGGCGGACTGTCCGCCTCATTGACAAAACTGATCGCGCGCTGCGGCGAACCGGTCATCCGGCGCGGTGTCGACATGGCCATGCGCATGATGGGCGAGCAGTTCGTCACCGGCGAGACGATCGACGAGGCTTTGCGGCGCGCCCGCTCGCTTGAGGCGAAAGGCTTCCGCTATTCCTACGACATGCTCGGCGAAGCCGCGACGACGCATGCCGATGCCGAGCGCTACTATCGCGACTATGAAAACGCGATCCATGCGATCGGCAAGGCATCGGCCGGCCGCGGCATCTATGAAGGGCCTGGCATCTCCATCAAGCTTTCCGCGCTGCATCCCCGCTATTCGCGTTCGCAGGCCGAGAGAGTGATGAGCGAACTTCTGCCGAAGGTGAAGGCGCTGGCGCTGCTCTCCAAGGGCTACAATATCGGCCTGAACATCGATGCCGAAGAGGCCGACCGGCTGGAGCTCTCGCTCGATCTGCTGGAAGAACTGTGCCTCGATCCAGATCTTTCCGGCTGGGACGGTATGGGCTTCGTCGTGCAGGCCTACGGCAAGCGTTGCCCCTTCGTCCTCGATTTCATCATCGATCTTGCCCGCCGCTCCGGGCATCGCCTGATGGTCCGCCTCGTCAAGGGCGCTTACTGGGATGCCGAGATCAAGCGCGCGCAGCTGGATGGCCTTGAAGGTTTCCCCGTCTACACCCGCAAGATCTACACCGACGTCTCCTATGTCGCCTGCGCCAGGAAGCTGCTCTCGGCAACCGATGTGGTCTTCCCGCAATTTGCGACCCACAACGCCCAGAGCCTGGCCGCGATCTACCACATGGCCGGAAGCGATTTTTCCATCGGCAAATACGAGTTCCAATGCCTGCACGGCATGGGCGAACCGCTCTATGAAGAGGTCGTCGGCGCCCAGAAGCTTGACCGTCCCTGCCGCATCTATGCCCCCGTCGGCACGCATGAGACGCTGCTTGCCTATCTCGTGCGGCGCCTCTTGGAAAACGGCGCCAACTCCTCCTTCGTCAACAAGATCGCCGATCCCGCCGTGCCTGTCTCCGAGTTGATTGCCGACCCTGTCGAGCGCGTGGGTGCGATGGCTGTCGTCGGTGCGCAGCACGACAAGATCGTGCTCCCCGCCGACCTGTTCGGCGGCGCGCGGCAGAACTCCAATGGCATCGACCTGTCGAATGAAACAACGCTCTCCGATCTATCGGCGCAACTGCAGGCCTCCGCAGCCAGGGATTGGACCGCAAAGCCGCTCCTTGCCGACGGCTCCGAACGCGGCACGCCCCGCGCAGTCCTCAACCCTGCCGACCATGCCGATGTGGTCGGCCACGTCACCGAACTCGAAACGCAGGACGCCGCCGATGTCATGCGGCTGGCGGCGACCGCTGCCGAGCGTTGGGCTGCCGTGAGCCCCGACAAGCGAGCCGACATATTGGAGCGCGCCGCCGATCTCATGCAGAGCGAGATGCCGGCTCTCGCCGGCCTCACAATCCGTGAAGCCGGCAAATCGGCCGCAAACGCCGTCGGCGAAATCAGGGAAGCGATCGACTTCCTTCGCTATTACGCTACACAGGCCCGCAAGGTGCTGAAGCCGGAAAGCGTCCCGCTCGGCCCGGTGGTCTGCATCAGCCCATGGAATTTCCCGCTGGCGATCTTCACGGGTCAGGTTGCGGCCGCGCTCGTTGCCGGCAATCCCGTGGTCGCAAAACCCGCCGGCAACACGCCGCTGATCGCCGCCCAGGGCATCCGCATCCTGCATGAAGCCGGAATCCCGCGCGATGTCCTGCAATTCGCCCCCGGCAGCGGCAGAATGGGTGCCGCGCTCGTCGGCTCGCCCGAAACCGCCGGTGTCATGTTCACCGGCTCGACAGAGGTCGCCCGCCTGATCCAGGCCCAGCTTGCCGAACGGCTCTCCAAATTCGGCAAGCCGATCCCGTTGATCGCCGAAACCGGCGGCCAGAACGGCATGATCGTCGACTCCTCGGCCCTTGCCGAACAGGTGGTCGCCGACGTGATCGCCTCGGCCTTCGACAGCGCCGGACAGCGCTGCTCGGCATTGCGCGTCCTTTGCCTGCAGGAGGAAGTGGCGGATCGTACCCTGACCATGCTGCGCGGCGCGCTACGCGAGCTGTCGGTCGGCAAGACCGACCGGCTAGCGGTCGATATCGGCCCGGTCATCGACGATAATGCCAAGCGCGGCATCGACGAGCATATCGCGCACATGCGCCAGCTCGGATGCAAAGTCGAACAACTCGATCTTCCCGAGAGCGCCGGCAAGGGCACCTTCGTCGCCCCGACCATCATCGAATTGAAGAAGCTGAGCGATCTCAAGCAAGAGGTCTTCGGCCCCGTTCTTCATATCATGCGCTATCAGCGCAAGGGGCTCGACAAGCTCATCGCCGATATCAACGCCTCCGGCTACGGCCTGACCTTCGGCCTGCATACCCGGCTTGACGATATGATCGCCCATGTGACCGAGCGCGTGCGGGCCGGCAATCTCTACGTCAACCGCAACGTCATCGGTGCGGTCGTTGGCGTCCAGCCCTTCGGCGGCCGCGGCCTTTCCGGCACCGGTCCGAAGGCGGGCGGCCCGATGTATCTGCGCCGTCTGGTCGCCTCCCCGACCGAACCGTTGCGCGATACCTCGGTGCAAAGCGATCCGGCTGCGCGGCAGTTCATCGCCTGGCTCGAAAGCAAGGGTGCTGGGGATGCGGCAAAGCAGGCGCGCGCCGTCGCAGACCAGTCGTCTCTAGGCTTCAATATCGAGCTCCAAGGTCCGGTCGGAGAACTGAACCTTTACGCGCTGCATCCGCGCGGCAGGATCCTGCTCGCTCCGCAGACAGCTCTCGGGCTTAATGTCCAGATCGCCGCAGGGCTTGCGACAGGCAATTCGATCGTCATCGATGCCGCATCGGGCTTGCAGGACGAGCTTCGCAACCTGCCGGCACAGGTCGCCAATCGCATCTCCTGGACGAAGGACTGGGCGGCGGACGGACCATTCGCCGGCGTCCTCATCGAGGGCGATGCCGCGCGGGTTCAACAGGTGGTCAAGACGATCTCGGCCATTCCCGGCCCGCTGGTTCTCACCCAGGCGGCTTCGAGCGAAGAGATCGCCAAGAATGCCGATGCCTATTGCCTGAACTGGCTGCTCGAAGAGGTAACGACATCGATCAACACCGCGGCAGCCGGCGGCAACGCCAGCCTGATGACGATCGGCTGA
- a CDS encoding RidA family protein yields the protein MSHIESQLQRLGLKLPAPIVLPPHIKLPFPWVRIAGSKAYISGHGPLNLDGSIAGPLGKVGKDLLLEEGYQAARLTALAMLASLKVALGDLDRVECWLRVFGMVNTDSSFNSYPLVINGFSDLIVEVYGDERGSHARSAIGVAGLPFNLPVEIEAEVLIRP from the coding sequence ATGTCCCATATCGAAAGCCAGCTACAACGGTTAGGACTTAAACTTCCAGCGCCGATCGTCCTTCCGCCACACATTAAACTCCCCTTTCCTTGGGTCCGCATTGCAGGGTCAAAGGCCTATATTTCTGGACACGGGCCCCTCAATTTAGACGGGTCAATTGCCGGACCCCTCGGAAAGGTGGGCAAGGATCTGCTGTTGGAAGAAGGCTATCAAGCCGCTCGCTTGACCGCACTGGCGATGCTAGCCAGCTTGAAAGTTGCATTGGGTGATCTGGACCGAGTGGAGTGCTGGCTTCGCGTCTTTGGCATGGTGAATACAGATTCTTCCTTCAACTCATATCCACTCGTTATCAATGGCTTCAGCGACCTTATCGTGGAGGTTTACGGGGACGAACGCGGATCCCACGCCCGCTCCGCGATAGGCGTGGCGGGCCTGCCATTTAATCTTCCCGTCGAGATTGAAGCTGAGGTTCTTATACGGCCGTAG
- a CDS encoding LysR substrate-binding domain-containing protein: MQPIPLASLRAFEAAIRHESFAKAASELNLTAAGISQHVRTVEEWLDIKLFTRHARGVTATIAGRDFGTAVANGLGHIEIAARRLRLDGNGRPVSVACIASVATRWLIPRLPAFRNEHPEIHINIVYALDARTPEAASVDLLIRHGPRPGANAISLLTAETRPTCSAEYKHRHGPIGKPADLLDLDLLHDETTAAWARWFALEGIHRPLRPGPIFADFSLMIGSVIGGQGVGLCPTALIAEELADGTLVTLFDTPLDTEKSYWLLEASRLSDEAQIFREWLIAANGKDVSVPKL; the protein is encoded by the coding sequence ATGCAACCTATCCCACTTGCCTCCCTGCGCGCCTTTGAGGCCGCCATCCGTCATGAGAGCTTCGCCAAAGCGGCGAGCGAACTCAATCTCACGGCTGCGGGAATAAGCCAGCATGTGCGCACAGTGGAGGAGTGGCTTGATATCAAGCTCTTTACGCGCCATGCCCGCGGCGTGACGGCGACGATAGCGGGCCGCGATTTCGGGACGGCGGTCGCAAATGGTCTTGGACATATCGAGATCGCAGCTCGACGGTTGCGGCTGGATGGCAACGGGCGGCCCGTTAGCGTCGCATGCATTGCTTCCGTCGCCACCCGATGGCTGATACCGCGATTGCCGGCATTCAGGAACGAGCACCCCGAGATTCATATCAATATCGTCTACGCACTCGATGCGAGGACGCCGGAAGCGGCAAGCGTCGATCTGCTGATACGCCATGGACCGAGACCCGGCGCAAACGCCATCTCGCTCCTGACCGCGGAGACGAGGCCGACCTGCTCGGCAGAGTACAAACATCGTCATGGCCCGATCGGGAAGCCAGCCGATCTTCTCGATCTGGATCTCTTGCACGATGAAACGACGGCAGCCTGGGCACGTTGGTTCGCCCTCGAAGGCATCCACCGGCCTCTAAGGCCCGGCCCGATCTTTGCCGATTTCAGCCTGATGATCGGTTCCGTCATCGGCGGGCAAGGCGTGGGTCTTTGCCCGACCGCGCTCATTGCCGAGGAACTGGCCGATGGAACATTGGTCACCCTGTTCGATACGCCATTGGATACGGAAAAATCCTATTGGCTGCTCGAGGCCAGCCGTCTTTCCGATGAGGCACAAATCTTTCGCGAGTGGCTGATTGCCGCCAATGGCAAAGACGTTTCGGTGCCGAAACTGTAA
- a CDS encoding alpha/beta hydrolase produces the protein MRNILLSAATVLFAGAAFAAPAQSAHLPKMAAHNIVLVHGAFVNQTSWKPVADILTKKGYNVTLVENPLTSLAADADATKQALAKQDGKTVLVGHSWGGVVITQAGDDPKVSALVYVSAFAPDVGESLATLAKSGPATEGTKAIHPDEKGNLYIDPKVFPSAVAADLPLKIAQSLANSQLPLNHTAYEAPVDTAAWHDKPTFYVVSTKDKVIAPETQKMFAARIKAKTTEVAGSHASLVVHAKEVAAVIEKAARTN, from the coding sequence ATGCGAAATATATTACTCTCAGCCGCCACCGTTCTCTTCGCCGGGGCAGCGTTTGCCGCACCCGCCCAATCGGCTCATCTACCAAAGATGGCGGCACACAACATCGTGCTCGTACATGGCGCTTTCGTAAACCAGACAAGTTGGAAGCCCGTTGCCGACATCCTCACGAAGAAGGGCTATAACGTGACCCTGGTCGAAAATCCGCTCACGTCCCTCGCTGCGGATGCCGATGCCACCAAACAGGCACTGGCGAAGCAGGATGGCAAGACCGTCCTCGTTGGCCACTCCTGGGGTGGCGTGGTCATAACGCAAGCCGGTGACGATCCCAAGGTCTCCGCGCTCGTCTACGTCTCCGCCTTCGCGCCTGACGTTGGAGAGTCTCTGGCGACCCTAGCCAAGAGCGGCCCGGCGACCGAGGGCACCAAGGCCATTCATCCCGACGAAAAGGGCAACCTCTATATCGATCCCAAAGTGTTTCCCTCGGCGGTCGCGGCGGACCTTCCTCTGAAGATCGCCCAATCCCTGGCAAACTCGCAGCTTCCGCTAAACCACACAGCCTACGAGGCTCCGGTCGATACGGCGGCTTGGCACGACAAACCGACGTTCTATGTGGTCAGCACGAAGGACAAGGTAATCGCGCCCGAGACCCAGAAGATGTTCGCAGCCAGGATCAAGGCCAAGACCACAGAGGTGGCTGGCAGCCATGCCTCCCTCGTCGTCCATGCGAAGGAAGTCGCTGCGGTCATTGAAAAAGCGGCGCGTACGAACTGA
- a CDS encoding NmrA family NAD(P)-binding protein, producing the protein MFLVTGITGKVGGATAEHLLAQGKKVRALVRNREKAANWAAQGVELVDGDWNDSAAIEQALKGVEGAFVMLPSVWAPSPDYKEAKGVIANYVAALTKAAPPRMVALSSMGANRTRGLGMITALSLLEQGFRDLTSPIAFVRAGGFFENFLYGLQVAQGGTLPVYYNPTGRKSTMVATNDIGAEVATLLTGPVWSGQRFIELGSMVSADEVAEQLGEVLNLDVKAFAVPRAGWAEAFEQFGIPKGHTGPAEEMFEAVNAGWMDLGVGGTEQVAGTTSARDVFAAAQNAAKA; encoded by the coding sequence ATGTTTTTAGTAACGGGAATCACCGGAAAAGTAGGCGGCGCAACAGCAGAACATCTGTTGGCACAAGGCAAAAAGGTACGCGCGCTCGTCCGCAATCGCGAAAAGGCGGCTAACTGGGCGGCCCAAGGCGTAGAACTGGTAGACGGCGATTGGAATGATTCGGCAGCCATCGAGCAAGCGCTCAAAGGCGTCGAAGGCGCGTTCGTCATGTTGCCTTCTGTCTGGGCGCCTTCGCCCGATTACAAAGAAGCCAAGGGCGTGATTGCGAATTATGTCGCGGCGCTCACCAAGGCAGCGCCGCCGCGGATGGTAGCGCTTTCGTCGATGGGTGCGAACAGGACCCGCGGGCTTGGGATGATCACGGCCTTGTCGCTTCTGGAGCAAGGTTTTCGCGACCTGACATCCCCAATCGCATTTGTGCGCGCAGGCGGCTTCTTCGAAAACTTCCTCTACGGCTTGCAGGTCGCCCAAGGCGGAACCCTACCGGTCTACTATAATCCGACAGGCCGGAAATCGACCATGGTCGCGACGAACGACATCGGCGCGGAGGTCGCAACCCTTTTGACCGGGCCAGTCTGGTCAGGACAGCGCTTCATCGAGCTTGGCTCTATGGTCAGCGCGGATGAAGTCGCGGAGCAATTGGGTGAAGTCCTGAATCTCGACGTGAAAGCCTTTGCAGTCCCGCGTGCAGGGTGGGCGGAAGCGTTCGAGCAATTCGGTATCCCGAAGGGCCACACCGGGCCTGCCGAAGAAATGTTTGAGGCCGTGAATGCAGGATGGATGGACCTCGGAGTCGGGGGTACGGAGCAGGTAGCGGGTACGACGTCCGCACGCGATGTCTTCGCGGCTGCACAGAACGCCGCCAAGGCGTAA
- a CDS encoding AraC family transcriptional regulator: MDILAEVLDRVRLNGNLLFHFELGHPWSLALPERPYALFHYLSRGSATLALEHGREFCMTEGDLVVVTRGEPHLIYSDSRTKPFQIMDLDRPTHLGVVHHGGSAQPFATMICGNFILSWPSRGSVMELLPPVLLLKPTMDGDWLEAILRRMVSESALERPGQRVALSRMTEMLFVEVLRSWIKSLGPGEGGWLGAMADPYIGRALEFIHERPDRPWTLRDLAHRVGLGRSVFSARFTKLVGQSMQRYLIARRMSEAAFLLESSDEGIARIASRVGYETAAAFSKLFHRHHGLSPGRYRAARRTAGGPRPGDFLEAKVADWS; encoded by the coding sequence ATGGACATCCTCGCTGAAGTGCTCGATCGCGTTCGCCTTAATGGAAACCTGCTCTTCCACTTCGAGCTCGGTCATCCCTGGAGCCTGGCCTTACCGGAGCGCCCCTACGCCCTGTTCCATTATCTCAGTCGTGGCTCAGCCACCCTCGCGCTCGAACATGGGCGAGAGTTCTGCATGACGGAGGGCGATCTCGTCGTCGTTACACGCGGCGAGCCCCATTTGATTTACTCGGATAGCCGGACGAAGCCGTTCCAGATTATGGACCTCGATCGACCCACCCATCTTGGCGTCGTGCATCACGGAGGCAGCGCGCAGCCGTTCGCGACAATGATCTGTGGCAATTTCATTCTGTCGTGGCCTTCGCGCGGCAGCGTGATGGAGCTACTTCCGCCCGTACTTCTCCTGAAGCCGACCATGGACGGTGATTGGCTGGAGGCGATTCTGCGACGCATGGTGAGCGAGTCGGCGCTTGAACGTCCCGGCCAACGCGTCGCGCTCTCGCGAATGACAGAGATGCTCTTCGTCGAGGTCTTGCGAAGCTGGATCAAATCTCTCGGCCCAGGAGAAGGCGGATGGCTTGGGGCGATGGCAGATCCGTACATTGGACGAGCGCTTGAGTTCATCCACGAACGACCGGATCGACCGTGGACTCTTCGCGACCTCGCACACCGTGTAGGGCTCGGCCGCTCAGTGTTTTCGGCTCGCTTCACTAAGCTCGTCGGTCAGTCCATGCAGCGCTATCTGATCGCACGCCGGATGTCGGAGGCTGCGTTTCTACTAGAATCAAGCGATGAGGGTATTGCACGGATTGCAAGCCGCGTGGGCTACGAAACCGCCGCGGCGTTTTCGAAGTTGTTCCATCGGCACCACGGTCTATCACCCGGCCGTTATCGGGCAGCTCGGCGCACTGCCGGCGGCCCAAGGCCAGGGGATTTTCTTGAAGCAAAAGTCGCTGACTGGTCTTGA
- a CDS encoding LysR family transcriptional regulator, whose protein sequence is MQNLEPILIFITVAEMGSFTRAADSLGIQKGRASMAVRKLEEDVGVRLLHRTTRSVQLTEDGRAFHTRARNLLAEVDDLHSMFAGDRVALRGRLRVDLPTEVARTTIVPALPDFMAAHPELELEVSSSDRQVDLVHEGFDCVLRLGPIKDETLIARPLGKLRMVNAASPAYLARYGVPRSLEDLQRQEHRTIHFSTTLGARPYGWEYPDGDSYATLQLPGALHVNSAQTYDAAAVAGLGLIQAPLIGIGQYLESGALVEIMPDFRRRAIAVSLVVAHRSNLSRRVRAFMKWIEDVLTPYLE, encoded by the coding sequence ATGCAGAATCTCGAACCCATCCTCATTTTCATAACGGTAGCGGAAATGGGGAGCTTCACCCGCGCGGCCGATAGCCTGGGCATCCAAAAGGGAAGGGCGTCAATGGCGGTCCGGAAGCTGGAAGAGGATGTCGGTGTCAGGCTCCTGCACCGGACGACGCGCAGCGTGCAGTTGACGGAGGACGGACGCGCATTTCATACCCGTGCCCGCAATCTGCTTGCTGAGGTCGATGACCTACACTCGATGTTCGCGGGCGATCGCGTGGCGCTTCGCGGGCGTCTGCGGGTCGATCTTCCGACCGAGGTGGCGCGCACAACCATCGTGCCGGCCTTGCCGGATTTCATGGCGGCCCACCCCGAACTGGAGCTGGAGGTGTCGAGTAGCGACCGCCAAGTTGATCTGGTTCACGAGGGGTTCGACTGTGTATTACGCCTTGGTCCCATAAAGGACGAGACGCTGATTGCCCGCCCACTGGGCAAGTTACGCATGGTCAACGCTGCCAGTCCCGCCTATCTGGCGCGCTATGGCGTCCCTCGATCGTTAGAAGATCTCCAGCGTCAGGAACATCGGACAATTCATTTTTCGACGACGCTGGGCGCAAGGCCCTATGGATGGGAATATCCAGACGGCGACAGCTACGCGACGCTTCAGTTGCCAGGTGCGCTACACGTCAACAGCGCGCAGACCTACGACGCCGCTGCCGTCGCCGGCCTTGGCCTGATTCAGGCGCCACTTATAGGGATTGGCCAATACTTAGAGAGTGGAGCGCTTGTGGAGATCATGCCCGATTTTCGTCGCCGGGCGATCGCCGTGTCCCTCGTCGTAGCACATCGGAGCAACCTGTCGCGCCGAGTCCGCGCATTCATGAAATGGATCGAAGATGTGCTGACGCCGTATCTGGAATAG
- a CDS encoding 4-oxalocrotonate tautomerase yields the protein MPILRLEMHPGRTQDQKRAFVREATRVAVETLVCPPESVEIVITEISKDSWATAGKLKSDN from the coding sequence ATGCCCATCCTTCGCTTGGAAATGCATCCCGGACGCACACAGGACCAGAAGCGCGCCTTCGTTCGCGAAGCAACCAGGGTCGCCGTCGAAACGCTCGTCTGCCCGCCGGAATCGGTGGAGATCGTTATTACCGAGATTTCGAAGGATTCCTGGGCAACGGCGGGCAAACTGAAATCCGATAATTGA
- a CDS encoding DoxX family protein, whose amino-acid sequence MSKTMNLHQLPETMALHRALWAGRIMSAIVVTALVADGSIQLFAPAQIASMLQETGFAMDLTRVLGPIILACAILYAIPATTVLGAILVTGFLGGAICAHVRIGELGSPPEIISLLLGAMTWGGLYLRDPRVRAILPLIR is encoded by the coding sequence GTGTCCAAAACTATGAACCTGCATCAGTTGCCTGAAACCATGGCCTTGCATCGCGCCCTTTGGGCCGGCCGGATAATGAGCGCGATTGTCGTTACCGCTCTGGTAGCGGATGGCTCTATTCAGCTTTTCGCGCCGGCACAGATTGCGAGCATGTTGCAGGAAACGGGGTTCGCGATGGACCTGACGCGTGTCCTGGGTCCGATTATACTCGCCTGCGCCATCCTTTACGCCATTCCGGCCACCACCGTCCTCGGAGCGATCCTGGTGACGGGCTTTCTGGGAGGTGCGATCTGCGCCCATGTCCGCATCGGTGAGTTGGGGTCGCCGCCGGAAATCATTTCCCTGCTTCTGGGCGCGATGACATGGGGCGGCCTCTATCTGCGCGATCCCCGTGTCCGGGCCATTCTGCCACTCATCCGTTAG